A genomic stretch from Setaria viridis chromosome 1, Setaria_viridis_v4.0, whole genome shotgun sequence includes:
- the LOC117841515 gene encoding cinnamoyl-CoA reductase 1 codes for MSSYSKASNGEEQQQLVCVTGAGGFIGSWVVKELLLRGYRVRGTARDPADSKNAHLLALEGAKERLTLCRADVLDFDSLRAAFTGCHGVFHVASPVSNDPELVPVAVEGTRNVISAAADEGVRRVVFTSSYGAVHMDPNRSPDAILDETCWSDYDFCKQTDNLYCCAKMMAEITATEEAARRGLQLAVVVPCMTMGPMLQQTLNFSSNHVARYLMGTKRSYPNAVAAYVDVRDVARAHVLAFERPEARGRYLCIGTVLHRAQLIAMLRELFPQYPVTAKCEDDGKPMAKPYRFSNQRVKDLGMEFTPLKKSLYEAVVSMQKKGHLPVIREQQRAYL; via the exons ATGTCGTCCTATTCCAAGGCCAGCAATGGTGAGGAACAGCAGCAGCTGGTCTGCGTGACGGGAGCAGGCGGCTTCATCGGGTCGTGGGTGGTGAAGGAGCTCCTGCTGCGCGGCTACCGAGTCAGGGGAACCGCAAGAGACCCTG CCGACAGCAAGAACGCGCACTTGCTTGCTCTGGAGGGGGCCAAGGAGAGGCTCACCCTGTGCCGCGCCGATGTCCTCGATTTCGACTCCCTCCGCGCCGCCTTCACCGGCTGCCACGGCGTATTTCACGTCGCCTCCCCGGTGTCCAACGACCCT GAGCTGGTGCCGGTGGCCGTGGAGGGCACCAGGAACGTGATCAGCGCCGCGGCGGACGAGGGCGTTCGCCGGGTGGTCTTCACCTCCTCGTACGGCGCGGTGCACATGGACCCCAACCGGAGCCCCGACGCCATCCTCGACGAGACCTGCTGGAGCGACTACGACTTCTGCAAGCAGACGGAT AACCTGTACTGCTGCGCCAAGATGATGGCGGAGATcacggcgacggaggaggcggcgcggcgcggcctgcagctggcggtggtggtgccctGCATGACCATGGGCCCGATGCTGCAGCAGACGCTCAACTTCAGCAGCAACCACGTGGCGCGCTACCTCATGGGCACCAAGAGGTCCTACCccaacgccgtcgccgcctacGTCGACGTCCGCGACGTCGCGCGCGCGCACGTCCTCGCCTTCGAGCGCCCCGAAGCCCGCGGCCGATACCTCTGCATTGGCACCGTGCTCCACCGCGCCCAGCTCATCGCCATGCTCAGGGAGCTCTTCCCGCAGTACCCCGTCACCGCCAA GTGTGAAGATGACGGCAAGCCAATGGCGAAGCCGTACAGGTTCTCCAACCAGAGGGTCAAGGACCTGGGCATGGAGTTCACTCCGCTGAAGAAAAGTTTGTATGAAGCGGTGGTGAGCATGCAGAAGAAGGGGCACCTGCCTGTGATCAGAGAGCAGCAGCGTGCGTACTTGTAA